ATATATCAAGTCAGGAGAAGAGCTGCACCCACACTGGTTCACGCCTGCACTGAAAGCTGATGAGCAGGCAGAGCAGAAACACGGTGCTCTGCAACAACTCTCCTGATATAGATGTCCAGCTGAAAATGGTTATTGTGTAGTGCATCTGTCTTAAGAGTTTATGCAGTCAAAAAACCTTTCAATTTTAATGTTTAAGGAAATACAATCCCCAACAAAACTAAGCACCAAAAGTCAAAATTCTAGGCAAgctacttttgaaagaaaatacagattgcACTTGTGTGGTAGCCAGTGCATCAGAGACTTATCTTGGTATTAAATGCCATACAGTAGATTAAATTCCAAGTACATGAAATTAAATCTCAAGTTAAAGGCTGCTGCACGTTTGATGCATGCCATACATTTATTCAGTACGATTCATCCTCAGCATCCATAGTAGCCATACGCAGGGTTGCACGCTTTTCTGTGCCCTATGCTCAGTAGTTGCCTTCCATCCTTCAAAATGCAGAGACTGAGTGCATGTCTTGGACCTCCCACAGAAGAGAGAGATCCGGGACTGCTACAGGAgccagaggtaactcagctgctgCCTTCTTTCATTCtacaaggagcagctgctgccaacaCATTACACACTCTGCTGTACAGCAGGAACAGACCAGTTCTCCATTTGGTTTGTGACAGGCACAAGGAGATATGAGGTTGACTGGGCTGTCTTCTATCATCTCAAGCAGGTGGAGGGGAGAGGAAGTGTCCAGGCAGCCTGCAAGCGGACCACTCTGTCATATATGATTATATCACATAACATGCTAGGTATGGGTTATAAATGACTGAAATATCTTTCATCACTAAGAATTTCCCTGGTTTTGTGCTTTTGGGCCACAAAATAAGTTATCTGCATACAATGGCAAAATGCAACATATGCTGCTTACTGGCATACAAACTGTAGTAACGTGTATAAATTAGGAAATGATCATGGTTTCAGAgtacataaaatataaataattgaGGTGAAGAATGCATGTGAAAGTCGTTGTGAAGAACAAGAGTAAACTGCATAAAAGATGCACTTGTAACATGTGAATATTGTCAACTATGTTTTAGATAAAATACGCCATTTATAAATCAGATGAATGGAAATAGTTCACTAAAGGTGCTTACTACAGCTTAGAACCAACTGTAACTGTAtttctggggtttggttttttttaatttgttactcATCTCACTAACTAGTTCCAAAATGAAGTCTGATGGACTGTAATTCactataataatttatttttatataataattcagaaaaaaatgtagcatTACCTCTTCCTACAGCACGAGTTATGGTCATTGAATTATAAATACTACAGGCTACAGTTAATGACCAATTgaataataacaattaaaaaaaaacccctgctaaCTGGAATCACTCACACCATTTTTTGGCATGTCTCCTCTTAGCAAATTTTCAGGATACGCATTCTTGTGTCTAAACTTGGACGGAACACAACAGTAACAAGGACTTCTAAGACTACTTAAAAGACTATTAAATACTTAATTAATGCAAGACTCTTTCTGTTAGAACAGATTTTAATATAACTATACATTCaaaagtagaaaaaataaaaacaaggtaTAACTAAATCTAACAGGAACAAGAATTAAAGTACATGCAAACCAATCACAGCATTACTAACTAATTAATAATACTCCTCAGCAAGTTTCCCTCGCATAGATTTAATCTTAGATGAAATCTACCACATAGCTTAAACAGGAGGCCAGCatacttatcacagaatcacagaatggtagggatctctgtagatcatctggtccaaccctcctgccaaagcagcgtcacctagagcaggctgcacaggaccttgtccaggtgggttttgaatatctccagagaaggagactccacagcctctctgggcagcctgttccagggctccgtcaccctcagagtaaagaagttcttcctcgtgttcagctggaacttcctgtgcctcagtttgtgctcattgtcccttgtcctgtttctggggaccactgaaaagagtctggcaccgTCCTCTTCACACTTGTccttgaagatatttataagcatttataagatcccctctcagtctcttcttcaggataaacaagcccaactccctcaacctttcctcataagGAATATGAGGAAATATATGTCGATcatcttagttaaaaaaaaaaaaaatttgataatGAGATTGAACAATAAAATTGATAGTAGATCACTGAGGTGGATGCACAGTGTATGCTTAAACATAAAGCAAAACTAACAAAACAAGAACCTTAGTAAATTTGCAGAAGTTTTTATATACCTCCTCTGTTCTCATTAAGGAACTTACTTATAGCTGTTGAAAAGCAGTATCTGACAACCACAGATGTATCAGAAAGAAGGAAATTCAAAGGTCTTAAGCTCTGCAGAGCTAAACAGAGTTTGATGATCTGTGATCAAACCTTTCCTATGGAGGAGGGAAATTTTACTGTGCACTTCTGGATGATTTGTacaaaatactttatttcttGGACACAGAGTCAGTTTTCCCCAACTGATAACTAGAATGCATCAGCTGTAAACTGCTTCCATGCAGTCCATCACCTGACTAGACATACGAGATGTGGTCATTTGGTCACTCATATGAGGACAGACATGGACACAGTACCACTGCATGTTGGCTTCAGGAATAGACAGCTTTGTGATAGCTCTTGGAGCTTAAGAATGGTTACATGTCattgaaaataaaagctttcttgCATAAAATagcaaagggtttttttttcactctggaaAGTGAAAGTGGGCAGTCCGAAAGAGAATGACAGTAACAATCCCTCCACCCTCAAAAAGAGGAAAGCACTACATAAAGGATTGTAAGGTGTTTCTGTGCCATACCTACATGACCAAAGGACTGTTATAATCACTCTTCCACGTTATctcattctttttatttctctaatGGAGTTGCAGCCTGGCCTAATTTCAAAGTCTTTCTTGCACAGACAACATCATCTTGTCTGAACTTGAAATGCCTAGCCGGTTTTTCAAACTATAAAAGTGTCTGAAAAACTTACTTATGACAGAGAGATATTGTTCTTAACTGTACTTTCCAGATTCATATATCATCCTTTTTGTTGCAGTAGTGGAGATAAAAAAGACATCAGACAGAAAaatttcctctctgcaaaggAAGGTGTCTGCAGCTTGCACAGGTAAGCTTAAAACTACTATTTCTTTGTTTCACCTGACAAAATTTGGGCATTgacacaaaatgatcattagACTTCTATATGACTGAATTCAATAATTACTTTGTAAATTTAACTCGTAATAAACCAATTTGATATATTTTGGTTCAAAAATCCATATGAGACTTAGCATACACTAAAATGCAACAGCTATAAAAGTTTAATTTGCAAGATGTCAAACATGGCCTACAGCGTAATTTTTAAATATGACTTTTTTTGCTATCTAATCAACTTGGTGCCTGGGCTTTTTATCATAGCTACACAGTCCTCTTTGGTATCCGAGTTCATTTGCTtagagctatttaaaaaaaaaaaaaaaattatcagtctAAGTTTGAAATCTGTTAATTTTTTCCATATGATTTTATATGCAACAAAACCTAACTGGGATACACTTCACCAAAATAGTatgcatacagaaataaaatctctcttcactACAGGTTAGTAAACTGAAATGCCAGCTTTTATACGCAGTCATTGTACAGAGCTTTGATTTCTTCTCTTCAGTCTGGAAATTGAGAAAAGATTGAAAActgaacttcaaaaaaataaatacactgcaGTTTTCAACAAACATTTTGTATGTTAAAAACTGCAAACTGAATTGTTTATGCAAAATGTACATCTAAGATTAGTGCTCTGAACAAAGTAACATTAGATACAGACATCAGGACTAAAGAAATGCATCTAGCCAGTTTCCTGCATCATGAACAGTTTGATGTGTACTTCAACGGAGGTACGGGATACTCCTCTGCATTCCTGCAGTTGCACTTCTGTTGCTTATTTAACTTAAAatagtctagaaatggtttccaaAGTAGGTTACAGGTGTTTCAGAAGATTAGGAAATAAACCAAGACCACACAAGCTATTGTCAGACCCtagcttctgttttctcatttattttattagATTCTACGCACGTAAAATCTTTGGGGTTTAACATCAATCAACTTTTCTTCACAAAATCTCAGTGGAAGAGAACACCCAGACAGTGACCTCATGCAAGCTCAAGGCGATAACCCCAGAGGACAAACAGCAATTAGCAACACTGAAAAGtaggggagaaaaaggaatggTTAAAATAAGAGCAAAGAATAAAAGAGATGTTAGATGCACATCACGGAAGAATAATACTTTTAATTGTGTTTCAGCTCTGACCATTCATTCAAGAAATACCAGCATAAATGAAAAATTCAACATGTCTTCTTCAGCCATCGTTAGCTACTACTGTAGCTCTACCAGTCATCTACTCTTTCCTATTTCCCGCTGGAATTTTTGGAAACATTCTCGCTACCTGGATATTTTCAAGGCAAGCACCcacaaaaagaacacaatacatttACCTGGTAAaccttgccactgcaaacttacTTGTATGTATCACaatgccttttctggctgcctaTTTTGCAAAGGGGTACCAATGGACTTATCACTCTGGAGCATGTAGAACAGCAGTTCACCTTGGGACTCTCATTATGCATGTCAGTATGTATGTTACGATTATAATTTTGTGTTTAACTGCTGTAAGTCAGTAtgcaacactgaagaaaaatagtGATGCACAATACTCTCAAGCAGTTAATGAAAACTTTCACAGATGTGTACTTGTAAAGTTTCGTCAGCCAAAATTTGCTAAATATCTGTGCATCATTATATGGCTTACTGTGATCTGCATAACAGTAACAGCTATAACATATAAtgcccaggcaggggctgtggAAGGACTTGACAGATGCTACAACGTCAGGGTAGAAGCTGGTGAATTTACCACAATGATAGCGGCTTCTCTTGCCACTGCATGTTTTTTTGTATCTTTTACGACGGTCTTGTTGTCATACTATTCTCTTACCAGACATCTgagtaaaatacaaaaaaatacctgTATTGGAGAAAAACATCTAATTTACAGTAGAGTGAAAAGAAACATTCTTGTCATCCAGATTATATTAACTGTCTGCTTTCTTCCATATCATATATTTAGGCCAATTTTTTATGTACTGCTTACAAATAACGACTGCCCAAGGTTAGAATACCTAGTGGAGACTAAAAAtttccttacttgtcttgctgcTGCTAAGAGTAGTTTAGATCCAGTTATAATCCTTCTGATTGATAAAACATTTAAGAAACATCTGTATGGCCTGTTTACAAAATCCACACCGGAACACCACAAACGTGAAGCtgatattttcactgaaaagacTCCCGAAATGTGAAGGAATACGGAAAGTTTTTAGTAGAACACAAGTAACATTAAActaattttaagaaattataaCCAGACTTTGACatgaaatgttaaatatttatataaaatgacCACGTAttacatgtaatttttttaatgatcttgctTGCAACATCAACATTAGCCATAATAAATCCAATGCATATATCCAAATGAATCCAAGTAATTTATACAGCGAACCGTGTGACACCCCTTTATCCATGCAATGCAAAAGACGTTGTATGTTTGAACTACAGACAGTGTTTTCTACCTAAATAATCAAGGAAGAAGGCAGAAACCAGGCTGAAATTGAGGACCCAGCTGTCTTTTATCATTGATAAAAGAGTCCCAGACTTTGGATACAGTTTTCCTTTATAAAAAAGGCTGAACAAACCACAGACTTTTCTCTGGAGTGGCTGAACCAGGTATCGAAGGCTTAAGGAAGCAGGTACAGAGAGCTACAAAACACATTCAAGATTAGTACGTATTTTTTGTTCAGGAGTATTTGGGTAGAGGGTtgattcatttttgttttaaatgagaaatGCATCATGAGATGCTAAAAATCCACAGTGCATAAAGAAAAGTTCTTGATGACATCTTATTCTAAAGTTACTGAAAAATGCCGTTATTTACTTTAGCTATGTCCATGACATTAGGGTTTTGCTATAGTAACAGTTTTTTTTAGGATTAAAAAAACATGTTAAGAAATTGTGCAGCTTTTTTATTCTAGTCTTCACAGAAACAGCTTTACTACAGCTTTGTAATAAAATAGCAGAAATCTCAGATTTAAGATTTAACTAATTTATCACCCTGCTCTGACATTTCATGTCATGGCCGCAGTGTTGCTGAAATTACATCTGCAACAGGGTGACTCTGAAGAGAAAGTTTTGATGGTGACAGATAACCTGCAGTGGTGAAGTATCCACAGATGAAAAGAAATTCTGGTGTCCTAGGATTTTACTTTGTGTTTGAGAAGAATGGATTTTATACACGCTCAATAGCTTGGTCAGGAATCATTCTTCTTGCAGTCTTAACTACGGTAGTCACGTACAACTGCTGAGGCAGTGGCTTCCTTACTGGTACGCAGCCTTCTGGAAAAAGTTACTGACATCCACATTTCTGATGCATAGCTGTCTTGAGTTTTCCACCTTCCTTCATCAGCATTTTCTACTCTCCTTATCATATGATCCAACTTCCAAGCAGTGAATAAATGCAGTATCACATTAACTGAAGGTGAAGCAAGGGTGCAATGGCCACTGATTATAAAGCCTTTAAGCAATGTTGAAGGGGGTCAAATGGTATAAAGAGGCTCAACAAACGTCTGGGCTCCCAGAGCAGTGAAGGAAATGAAGACAACTACAGGCCATCTTGTGAAAGCTTTCATGTTTTGATTCTGTCATCGCAGGTGAATCTGCGGCATACAGGAGTTTATCAAAGGCTGCAGTCATAGTGCTCCAGAAGCTTTGGTAGATCTCGTCACTTACAGAAGTCAGGTGAAGTTTCTGGCAGTAGACTACAGCAAACTGACGGATTCCTGTCTAACTCTTCCTAATCAGTCAAGAGCTAAGGGAGCACAAAATGACTAAAAGACATCTAATTCTTACAGGGACTATAAGGCGCAAATTTTCCCGTGCATCAGATAATGATCAAACATTTTTCAGTTCAAAATAACATTCAGAGAAATCTTAAGAGGGAAAAAATGTAGTATGACTATGTCAACCTTACAGACTTTTACTAATTCAATTTCAGCTATTCAGATAATTTGGAAATTGGTCATTTAGTCTACTTCTTTCAAAACAATGTCTACAGTGACATCTAGAGCTGGGATACTGCAGTTAGCTTAATATGTTCTACACCCAAACCCTATAGTTATACTTCTGCACTGCTTTTGCCAAAGCAAAACACTGTCTGTTGGTTTACACTACTTTAGACTGAGACATTAAAAATTCTTACTCACTCATGTAATTGAACAGGTTTATTTCTAAGAatgttatttaataaaaacaatgaTTTTTAAGTTTTCAGAGTCTGGATAAGCTGCAAAATAAATTCCCATTTTATACTCTGTAAAGTGGGCCTCCCTCAGAGGCCCTTGAaactgaaatttgttttcattcaaGAACATGGTCCAACAAAAACAGGTGCAGCTTTCAGAAAGACACAGCAATATAAAGATGATGTTAATTCTGAAATTCTCATGTGGTACCAGAAATGAACAATTAAAAGAATCTAGAACCTTCAAGACAGAACAAGATGAGACACTCTACCAGCAATTAAGAGGCTGTCTTCTGAATTTGCTGTAAGAAATGACTTTTAAAAgatcaaacttaaaaaaaagagcCTATTATATGGAGTAATTTTCTTGATTTTAGAAGGATAGGAAAAAGAGATTGGGAAAGGTCTGCAATGCCTGTGTATgcaacacaaaatgacaccttAAATGAAAATTATCAGTGTCCATACTGTCTTCCCTCACAGATCACCTGTAGGAGTTTGAAGCACAGCTCACCCTCTCACAGTCTTCTCTATTCACTAAAACCAAAGATTCACTTCTCAAACTGCACCATCAGAGCTCGTTAGAAATTTCATTAATTCCTATAGTGCTTGACTCACTTTGGATAAAAGCAAACTCTTTGAGAAGACAAGTGGGAATAACTACCATAGACAATGAACAAAGACTATGCATATTCAGATTGAAGAGAGTCAAACCCACTAGTTGCAACTCCCAATTACTTACATTACAGTACTTTGGGATAAACTAGTTCCATAAATATCCACAGAAATAGTACAAAATTCACCAGATCAAAAAGACTATGTACATACACTGTTCTTAAACACTGTATTTCTTCCTCCAAACTTGTTTGTATTAGAGCAATTTTTGTAACAATAATAAATGTTTAAGACTGCTTGCAAAAAGTAGTTAAGAATACCAATATTGCAGCATTTAAGCATGCGCATCTCTCTGAAATCTTAGTTTGGATGAAGACTGTCATTATGCTGTCAAAACAATGCCATTAATCTACCAATTCCAGTTTAATTTATGCAATTAATTTATATAGACATTTTCCTAACAAGAAATGTAAGTAGATTTCATATGAATATTCAAAAATTAGAAGTTAAACTGACTTTCAGAGTAAGTTGCAATTAAATACATTGTGTAATCTGTGAATAAAAACCTCCTAAATGTTCTATAGTGATGGAATTAGATGGGCTTTAATCTTACACGACACAGTAAGACTAAACACACACTCAGCAAATAAAGCTTCCTTTTCTACAGCTTCCCCCTTCCTctaaattacagaaattaaaattcagtaatTTGTATTAttatggtgaagaaaaaaaaaagaattaaacccCCTTACCTTCACATCCCTGTGAATTATATTATTATCATGACAGTAACGTAGAGCTTCCAATATCTGTCTCATGTAATGACTGAAAAAACAAAGACATCACACATGACAAACCTGCATGAAAAATTACTATGCATATATAACAAACTAAGTTTTAAGGGTCTAACTATATAAAACTAATCAACCAGCTAAACCTTAAATCTACAAAGTGCAGTTGAATGGAGTTTGTGtttataataatgaataataaaatcTAAAGTTTAAGGACTGTTCTTATTGAAGccaaggaaaatcagaaaagaaaaatctgcattttccatTTTGTAAAGGTTTTAAATATGCAGTAATTCTGCTTCATATGACAAGGAAGTCAGAACCCTTAAGGTACTTTTgtaacaaaacacagaaaggaaaaaaagtgattatCAGTGCCTGATTTATTTAGAAAGGGATAGAAGCAAGATCTTGGCTTGCTTGATGCAGATTGAAGACTAACTTCTTTCTCCCTTGTTTCCAAAGGATTGCCTAAGAGATTACTAACCACACtagaaagccaacagcatcctgtgcTGGATCAGGCAGAGCATTACTAGTGGGCTATGTGAGGCAATGCTTGTCCTCTGGAAGTTCCAGTTTGTTACAGGGAAACATTTTTCCTTAGAAACATAGTTATGCACTGGatcaagttgcccagggaggctgtggaatctccattcttggaggtTTTTCAGACCCCACTGCCCAAAGCCTTGAGGAACATGATCCAAATGCAATGTTGACTCTGCCTTGAGCAGGAGTTTGAAATAGAGACCTCTTAATGTCTCTTCCAACCTGGCTTCTATGATGCTACAAAAATCTACAGtttcaagaaaagcaaacaaaagaatcTCACGGCTTTGAGCTCAGTTATGATGCCACTAGGACTCTGGATTTTTGTTGTCCTTTTGCAATTATACAGACTTTTTGATTTTAGTTTACCTAGCAAATCAAAAGTTGAAGTGACCATAAATaaagtcatatatatatataaaaggaaaaaaaaagactccatCTAGCAAGACCAACAGAACTCACACCTGCCAGGCAAGTCACCTAATGCCATTGCAGGAGAGATCAATAAAAGGCAAAGACAGAGAATTAAGTATTGGATGTGAAATACTATTTTATTCAATAATCCCATCCAAGTATACAACTAGTAAATGACAAAATGCTCCAAAATTCTACTTTTATTATTTGTAATAAACATTCAGACTGTGGAAACAGGATTATTTGTAGTATTCCAACTTTTAGCTACCAGATTGTACATCAGTATGTTCcattctttcccatttttcctgtgggattaattaaaattataataCATACCTGGCTACAGCCTCGCTGTACACAAATCCAGCATCCGCTCTTTTCACGATTTCAAAACACAGATCTGCTCCATCCATACTGCAGgtaaaaagagtgaaaaatactTCAGACTGATAACTACAATCAATTACATAAaagttgctaaaaaaaaaaaatctatttactcCACATATAAATCTCACATAAAATACTCTGGATACATGTACAATGCATTGCTAACTAAAACAGCATTTCATAGGTAATCTAACAGAATATGGCTTGCCACAGGTTAACTGTTTTACACCGCTCAGGTCATATAGCAGTTGTTTCAACACATTAGCAAAACATTGCATTTCCTATATTGCTTAACCTGCTCACTGAACAAGGTGTGCAAGACAGCAGAAAGTCAATGCCCTGTACAAGAAGGCTCTCCAAGTTAACAATTAATGCATGATATCACATTATGCTCTTAAAAGCATTACAACGGCAACTCTATAATGAAGACTGCAGTTATACAAAAATCTTGCTCAAACTGAATTATAAATTAAGACTTTTATAAATACCCTAGAAGTGTAGTATAGTCTTTCCAGTACAGCATTCTCATAACGATGATTAAGAAGCCAAGAAGATATTTTACACCTCAGCCTGACCGAAGGCTCCGGAAAACAGTGACAGCACACACACTACGTCACTAGCTCTGATACTTGATACTTTGTTCCTTTTCTCCCTAATACTCTGTAGTCTTTCTGATAACCTAACTTCCCACAATGAGTAGTGTAATACTTTTAGATGCATGTCTTAGTCCTTAGGCTAAAATAAGATTTCCATTTCTCTAAAACCAAATCAACTTGGTGTGGTGTAAGCGtcctcctcttctttctcctgtaAGCAACCTAAGGCAAATAGATATCTAAAACATTCATTGCTTGATGGAACAAGGAGAGAGTAACAAGAGTTAGTAGCAATAACAAAAATCACATATTATTATTTCATGCTTAAGGCACTTGCAAAAATATCGATTGTAAGATGTCATTTTCAGCCTTCAcaccttctctttcctctccGGGGCGGGGGCAGAAGGGGAAGAATTGGAAAAATTTGCAAGGTATCTAGAAAGCCACGTTATCAGGGCCATTTTGGTAAGCTATCCAGAATGTCAGCATACAATCACTTGTGGTTTGTTACACACCTGCAATGCAAAACTTCTGCTTAGGGAGTCACAAGCAACGTGCAGAAGCTTTAATTCCCCCCAAAATCCAAAAGGTATCCCCATGCAAAATACACTATCATGTGGATAGAGCACTGACAACTGACTGGtgaacaaaatgaaaagcacattCATCTaagcaggtggaaaaaaaattcctgGCCAGTTATTTCGGCACCTGGTACCATGTTCGGATTTAACAAGCCCCACAAATCGGAACCCCATATTCCCAAATCattgttatactaaggaataagaTGGGGAATCAAAATTTGAagtgataattgaaattaaccagactattgctgttataggtatttttgtaaagccctacccttaatTAAGTTTCAAATTAAGcatagaaactaagaaacagggttttgaacaatgtGTTACTGTTTCATTAGAAGGAGGTACcagtccaaagtagaaccagagagtgacgAATTgtaagaatagctaacgagctatgaaaagctgcggAGATCGCCACAAGGACCAGGTAAGTAGGGGAAAGGTAATTTCAGCaggggagatcacgaccactgactcacggaccacctaccccaattataccccagactcaaaagataaAGAATCTGAGCATGTGTAATAATTCACATGCCGGACAAAGATACTTCAACCAACTATTTAATAGATTAATAATGGATATGTATTatgaagatgaatatggtaatgttaagtgtataaatgactgtTGATTTGTGAACAAgatgtgctgtcttgggacagacatccgtatttgtgcaaatatgtaataaaatactgctgctctgtgtgtatattggtgcactgcacaccaggtaaacgaacttgatttttgggacaacaccATGACTGTTCCTCACTGCATCAATATATTCCTCTGTAAGCTATTCTACCAGTAGATTTTCTGTCTTGCTCAATTTCATACAGCTAGTCTGTATACACAGCTAAATATCACTCAGAATGAGAATGTAGCATGCTGCACTATACATAGGACTGTATAGCAGCAATGGGGTCAGGTTCAACAGGAACAGCATGAATCTGGATGTAGCTAGCTCACTGGAATAAAACCCTCCTGTCAATATCCCTTTCAATGGTTCCTCCTAACAATTTATTTCAGCTAGatgtaaaacaaaactgaaacctgaaaaacatcagaaacaggattttgaataatgagaACATATAAAATGTATGATTAACTACCAAAAATGAGGAGGTGTCATTGTCATGAAGCAGAATTTTGTAACAGTCAGTGGCAGTTTAATTTTTTGCaaatacttttcaaatattttaaattatgttgaTATTAAAAATCACTACAGACTGTGAGAAGTAATGTTTGAAAGTTTTATTCTATTAAGATAAGATCTCTTGACCTCAAAAGCACAAATTTGCAGCAGGTGTATTTTAATCTCTGACTTCAACTGACTACTTTTTCAAgacaaaaatcttattttaagagATTATTCTAAGAGTAGAGTTTTCTTCATGTATAAATAGTGCTTGTATCACCCCAATGACGGTGAATTTTACTGAAAGATCTTATGAGACTTTTTTCTAGCTGCGGCTGCAAAAGCAAGAGTCAGCCTCAGTTACCAGAAACCCCAGAAAACACAGTGCACTAAGACTAAAAACTCAGCAATATCAAAATCACTTAAAAGATGACTTTGCAGAAACTGAAAGGCTTATGTGATATAAGAACACTGAAGTTTTGAGATATTGATGAAATGAGAGTTCGGGGAATCTCAAGGTTTTGTAATGACTATCAGCACTAGACATatgaaaatagtaaaaataaaaaaattaagataagCTAAAATCCAcgaaaataaacacactgagatACATACATGCTGAAGACATAAGCGgaagacacaaaaaaaaagttggtaaAATTACAGCACACTCTTAATCTCAGACAGAATCATCTGATCCCAGCAGAGGGCACTCACGGAAGGTGCATAAACCCACGGGGACAGTTTATGGTGTTTACACCGACAGTGCCAGCTAAAGCAGCTCTGAACGGGGAGTTAAcagccaacaccaccacaccagaATTGTTTTGGGTAACGGTATGAACTATGCCCCCCAATTTCTC
The window above is part of the Opisthocomus hoazin isolate bOpiHoa1 chromosome 1, bOpiHoa1.hap1, whole genome shotgun sequence genome. Proteins encoded here:
- the GPR82 gene encoding putative G-protein coupled receptor 82, which translates into the protein MKNSTCLLQPSLATTVALPVIYSFLFPAGIFGNILATWIFSRQAPTKRTQYIYLVNLATANLLVCITMPFLAAYFAKGYQWTYHSGACRTAVHLGTLIMHVSMYVTIIILCLTAVSQYATLKKNSDAQYSQAVNENFHRCVLVKFRQPKFAKYLCIIIWLTVICITVTAITYNAQAGAVEGLDRCYNVRVEAGEFTTMIAASLATACFFVSFTTVLLSYYSLTRHLSKIQKNTCIGEKHLIYSRVKRNILVIQIILTVCFLPYHIFRPIFYVLLTNNDCPRLEYLVETKNFLTCLAAAKSSLDPVIILLIDKTFKKHLYGLFTKSTPEHHKREADIFTEKTPEM